The Candidatus Uhrbacteria bacterium genome has a segment encoding these proteins:
- a CDS encoding ribonucleotide-diphosphate reductase subunit beta, with protein sequence MSSQLFGASPILTYRPFYRPFEYPVFFEFFQKQNQAHWLPIEVPMESDISDFRFKLTPEEKNLVIQILRFFTQGDIEVNNNYNSKLIPSFPKPEIKMMLSAFAAMESVHVWAYSYLNDSLGLPEKEYSAFLEFEAMRNKYQYIQTFNVRDVSELAVNLAVFGAFMEGVSLFSSFAILMNFPRLGKLKGVGQIVTWSIRDETLHSQEVCDPFRKLVNENKHIWTQELKSTLYKACDDMVKLEDHFIDTCFSMGAVAGLKPEDVKQYIRYTADKKLNDLGLDKVYNVTNPLAWLDVMTNAKEHTNFFENRATEYAKGAVVADW encoded by the coding sequence ATGAGTTCCCAGCTCTTTGGCGCAAGCCCCATCCTCACGTATCGACCGTTTTATCGACCGTTTGAATACCCGGTATTCTTTGAGTTTTTCCAGAAGCAAAACCAAGCGCACTGGCTACCGATTGAAGTGCCGATGGAATCGGATATTTCCGATTTCCGTTTCAAGCTGACACCAGAAGAAAAAAATCTTGTCATCCAGATTTTGCGCTTCTTTACGCAGGGCGATATCGAGGTCAACAATAATTACAACTCAAAATTGATTCCGAGCTTTCCAAAACCGGAAATCAAAATGATGCTGTCCGCGTTCGCAGCGATGGAGAGCGTTCATGTATGGGCCTATTCCTATCTGAATGATTCCCTCGGACTTCCCGAAAAGGAATACAGCGCTTTCCTCGAGTTTGAAGCGATGCGTAACAAATATCAGTACATTCAAACATTTAATGTACGGGATGTATCGGAACTCGCAGTAAATTTGGCCGTGTTTGGAGCCTTCATGGAAGGCGTGAGCTTGTTTTCAAGCTTTGCGATTTTGATGAATTTCCCACGGCTCGGAAAATTGAAAGGCGTCGGACAAATTGTCACCTGGAGCATTCGCGATGAAACGCTTCATAGCCAGGAAGTCTGCGATCCATTCCGCAAGCTCGTGAATGAAAACAAACATATTTGGACACAGGAATTGAAAAGTACGCTCTACAAAGCATGCGACGACATGGTGAAACTGGAAGATCATTTCATCGACACCTGCTTCTCCATGGGAGCAGTAGCCGGACTCAAGCCAGAGGATGTGAAGCAGTACATTCGTTACACGGCCGACAAGAAACTCAATGATCTTGGACTCGATAAGGTGTACAATGTGACGAATCCGCTCGCTTGGCTCGATGTCATGACCAATGCCAAGGAACACACCAACTTCTTTGAGAATCGAGCGACGGAATATGCCAAGGGTGCGGTCGTAGCAGATTGGTAG
- a CDS encoding DNA recombination protein RmuC: protein MGIDPTLVVLAVIVLVGFGLLAWLLLRQGKGQAGIDPQLLIVLQQRLENLDRDMRGSLTESMKHQQQSSYQMTSTVRDVAERLVKIEETNKQVLNFSGQLENLQRILTNPKQRGILGEYYLETILKTIFAPDQYQMQYAFKDGEIVDAAIFIQDKIVPVDSKFSLENYNRLAAAEDPIDRAAYEKAFVNDLKMRIKETGKYIRPEEGTMDFAFMFIPHEAIYYDLLINKIGEVGEDTESLIQRAATKYHVIIVSPTSFTAYLQTVLQGLRAMKIEEQAKEIRQRVDELGKHLAAYQEKHDAVGRALGTAVNQYNLSGKEFSKLDKDVLRITGESAGANPLMIDKPEEM, encoded by the coding sequence ATGGGAATCGACCCTACGCTGGTAGTTTTAGCTGTTATTGTCCTTGTCGGGTTTGGGCTTTTGGCCTGGCTCCTTTTACGGCAGGGGAAGGGACAAGCCGGGATTGACCCGCAGCTTTTGATCGTTCTTCAGCAACGTTTGGAGAACCTGGACCGTGATATGCGCGGCTCTTTAACGGAGAGCATGAAGCATCAGCAACAATCGAGCTATCAAATGACGAGTACGGTACGCGATGTCGCCGAGCGCTTGGTCAAAATCGAGGAAACAAACAAACAAGTGCTGAATTTTTCAGGTCAGCTTGAAAATTTACAGCGCATTCTTACCAATCCAAAACAGCGCGGTATTTTGGGCGAATATTATTTGGAAACGATTTTGAAAACCATTTTTGCGCCGGATCAGTACCAGATGCAGTACGCGTTTAAAGATGGGGAGATCGTCGACGCGGCGATTTTTATTCAGGACAAGATTGTTCCGGTTGATTCCAAATTCTCACTTGAAAATTATAATCGATTGGCGGCGGCGGAAGATCCGATCGATCGTGCTGCATACGAGAAGGCTTTCGTGAACGATTTGAAGATGCGTATCAAGGAAACGGGCAAATATATCCGTCCAGAGGAAGGGACGATGGACTTTGCTTTCATGTTTATTCCGCATGAAGCCATCTACTACGATTTGCTGATCAATAAAATTGGTGAAGTGGGGGAGGATACAGAGAGCTTGATCCAGCGTGCGGCTACGAAATATCATGTTATTATCGTTTCGCCGACCAGTTTTACGGCGTATCTGCAAACGGTGTTACAAGGTTTACGAGCCATGAAGATTGAAGAGCAGGCAAAAGAGATTCGCCAGCGTGTTGATGAGCTTGGGAAGCATTTGGCTGCGTATCAGGAAAAACATGACGCCGTTGGACGCGCCCTCGGTACAGCGGTGAACCAGTACAATCTTTCCGGTAAAGAGTTTTCGAAGCTCGATAAGGACGTTTTGCGTATCACGGGGGAGAGTGCTGGAGCAAATCCGCTCATGATCGATAAGCCGGAGGAAATGTAA
- the serS gene encoding serine--tRNA ligase, whose protein sequence is MLDIRFVRENIDAVRQNIANRGVSVDLDALLELDAGRLVLLREVEAMRKERNEVADAMKSATPDTRPALIERGKKLKEDVSAKESDLEMVEKAWREEALKLPNITHPDAPIGKTDDDNKVIDTVGEIRKLEKPRSHVELAEMHDLIDFERAAKTTGAKFYFLKGKLAILEQAMITWAIREMAAEGYMPMSTPDLAKDDVLVGVGFNPRGPEAQIYSIENSDLSLIGTAEITLGGYHKDEILDEASLPIKFAGISHCYRTEAGAYGRESYGLYRVHQFSKVELFVFCAPEQSEAVHAELRRLEERLFQKLGIPYQVVDICTGDLGGPAYRKFDLEAWMWGRGEGKGGYGEVTSTSNCTDYQARRLNVRLRRKDGTLDYAHTLNGTAISLARALIAVLENHQNEDGSITIPEVLVPFTGFDKIG, encoded by the coding sequence ATGCTCGACATACGCTTTGTCCGCGAGAATATCGACGCGGTCCGTCAAAATATTGCCAATCGCGGCGTTTCCGTAGACCTCGATGCTCTGCTTGAGCTCGACGCCGGCCGTCTTGTTTTATTGCGCGAGGTCGAGGCGATGCGCAAAGAGCGTAATGAAGTGGCTGATGCGATGAAATCGGCAACGCCGGATACGCGTCCTGCTTTGATCGAGCGCGGAAAAAAACTCAAAGAAGATGTTTCTGCGAAAGAATCCGATTTGGAAATGGTGGAGAAGGCTTGGCGAGAAGAGGCGTTGAAGCTGCCAAACATCACGCATCCGGACGCTCCTATCGGTAAAACGGATGATGACAACAAAGTGATCGATACCGTCGGTGAAATCCGCAAACTCGAGAAACCGCGTTCCCATGTCGAGCTTGCTGAAATGCATGACTTGATCGACTTTGAACGTGCTGCCAAAACCACTGGTGCAAAATTTTATTTTTTAAAGGGCAAGCTTGCGATCCTTGAGCAGGCGATGATCACTTGGGCCATTCGAGAAATGGCTGCGGAAGGATACATGCCGATGAGCACGCCGGATCTCGCCAAGGACGATGTACTTGTCGGCGTTGGCTTTAATCCGCGCGGCCCGGAAGCGCAGATATACTCGATTGAAAACTCGGACCTTTCGTTGATTGGCACAGCCGAGATTACGCTCGGCGGCTATCATAAGGACGAAATTCTGGATGAAGCTTCGCTCCCAATTAAATTCGCCGGGATCTCACATTGCTACCGCACCGAGGCTGGTGCCTACGGCCGCGAGTCCTACGGCCTCTACCGCGTCCACCAGTTCTCCAAAGTCGAGTTATTCGTCTTCTGTGCTCCAGAGCAATCGGAAGCCGTGCACGCGGAATTACGGCGTCTGGAGGAGCGTCTATTCCAAAAGCTCGGCATTCCATATCAAGTCGTCGATATTTGCACGGGCGACCTCGGAGGCCCTGCTTATCGAAAGTTCGACCTTGAAGCCTGGATGTGGGGCCGCGGAGAGGGGAAGGGTGGTTACGGTGAAGTTACATCGACTTCCAACTGTACGGACTACCAAGCTCGCCGTCTCAACGTTCGATTACGCCGCAAAGACGGTACGCTCGACTACGCTCACACCTTGAACGGAACCGCGATTTCATTAGCTCGCGCACTCATCGCCGTACTTGAAAACCATCAAAACGAGGATGGCTCCATCACGATTCCGGAGGTATTGGTGCCATTCACTGGATTCGATAAAATCGGTTAA
- a CDS encoding ORF6N domain-containing protein, with amino-acid sequence MDTTIVPFERIEGRIFLIRGKKVMLDRDLAELYGVETKVLNQAVKRNLERFPEDFMFNLSEVELKNWKSQFVTSNRERMGLRKLPLVFTEQGVAMLSSVLKSERAVMVNIQIIRTFTKLREMISENDHLRRKLEVLEKQYDEQFKMVFDALRRLLETDDSPKPEIGFRED; translated from the coding sequence ATGGATACAACGATCGTCCCATTTGAACGAATAGAAGGTAGAATTTTCTTGATAAGAGGCAAAAAGGTCATGCTTGATAGAGATTTGGCGGAGCTATATGGGGTTGAGACCAAAGTCTTGAACCAGGCAGTCAAACGCAATCTTGAACGCTTTCCGGAAGACTTTATGTTTAACTTGAGCGAAGTTGAGCTAAAAAATTGGAAGTCACAATTTGTGACTTCCAATCGGGAGCGGATGGGACTACGTAAATTACCTCTCGTCTTCACGGAACAAGGCGTCGCCATGCTCTCGAGCGTATTAAAGAGTGAGCGTGCCGTCATGGTAAACATCCAAATCATCCGAACCTTCACCAAACTCCGAGAAATGATCTCCGAAAACGACCATCTTCGCCGCAAGCTCGAGGTGCTGGAAAAGCAGTATGATGAGCAATTCAAAATGGTGTTTGATGCCCTTCGTCGGTTACTGGAAACCGATGACTCCCCCAAGCCGGAAATAGGGTTCAGGGAGGATTGA
- a CDS encoding ribonucleoside-diphosphate reductase subunit alpha translates to MATYASVIDALSQNDLAAARDLLMADIDKDTAGKGSWDSPHYTTDKTIQQGIRVTREHEHLMTYFGLENLRDRYFLRNGEGNIVENLQMFYSRVATGLARGDAGLAQRLYDYMSKAWYVPATPTMMNIGTKKGLPISCFLNTVPDTLEGIFDIYRENAFLAKYGGGIGTDWSQLRGQNAQLQASGLKSSGVIPFLKIMDSETLAISRNSHRRGAAAAYLRIDHPDIEDFLEIRKPTGGDIDRKCLNLNNGIVITDEFMKAVEENRDYDLVDPHYKVVTKKLNALDIWRKILMMRAETGEPYLLFIDTVNKAVPQHHKDLGLWVRQSNLCTEIVLPTNSERTAVCCLGNLNIEKYDEWKDQIAQITQDCVTGLDNNLEAFIDLADPVEFKKSINSVKHERSIGLGAMGYHGYLMSKMVPFESLLARQMNKEIFENIQKHAHAASEKLGKDRGLPLDGGVRRNTYVTSVQPTASTSFICNEATPSIEPISGNAFLQKTLSGSFLYKNKYLERLLETKGKNTIEVWKKVIADKGSVMNLDCLDEEEKKVFRTPYEMNMRELVQQAADRQPYIDQAQSLNLFFPTPISGKYLHEVHLLAWKLGVKSLYYVRSAAPIQAESIDVQSVKRDVATEECAVCQ, encoded by the coding sequence ATGGCAACTTACGCCAGCGTCATCGACGCGCTTTCACAGAATGACCTCGCCGCTGCCCGCGATCTTTTGATGGCGGATATTGATAAAGACACTGCCGGCAAAGGCAGCTGGGATAGCCCGCATTACACGACGGATAAAACCATTCAGCAGGGGATCCGCGTTACTCGCGAGCATGAGCATCTCATGACCTACTTTGGTCTTGAAAACTTGCGCGACCGCTATTTCTTGCGCAATGGAGAGGGAAATATCGTTGAGAATTTGCAGATGTTTTACTCGCGCGTAGCGACCGGTCTTGCGCGTGGCGATGCAGGACTCGCTCAACGATTGTACGACTACATGTCGAAGGCTTGGTATGTACCGGCAACGCCGACGATGATGAATATCGGAACCAAGAAAGGTTTGCCGATTTCCTGCTTCCTCAACACGGTCCCGGATACGTTGGAAGGGATTTTTGATATCTATCGCGAGAACGCGTTCCTCGCCAAATACGGCGGTGGTATTGGAACGGACTGGTCGCAGCTGCGCGGACAGAATGCCCAGCTCCAGGCTTCCGGTCTCAAGTCTTCCGGCGTTATTCCGTTCTTGAAGATCATGGACTCGGAGACGCTCGCCATTTCACGCAACTCGCATCGACGCGGAGCTGCGGCGGCTTATCTGCGTATCGATCACCCGGATATCGAGGACTTTTTGGAAATTCGTAAGCCGACCGGAGGCGACATCGACCGTAAATGCCTTAACCTCAATAACGGCATCGTGATTACGGATGAATTCATGAAGGCCGTTGAGGAGAATCGTGATTATGATTTGGTTGATCCACACTACAAAGTTGTAACCAAAAAACTGAATGCGCTCGATATTTGGCGCAAAATTTTGATGATGCGCGCAGAGACAGGGGAGCCGTATCTCTTGTTTATCGATACGGTTAACAAAGCTGTTCCCCAGCATCACAAGGATTTGGGTCTTTGGGTGCGCCAAAGCAACCTGTGTACCGAGATTGTTTTGCCGACCAACTCAGAACGTACGGCCGTGTGCTGCTTGGGCAACCTCAATATCGAAAAGTACGATGAGTGGAAAGATCAGATCGCCCAGATCACGCAGGACTGTGTTACGGGGCTCGATAATAACCTTGAAGCGTTTATCGATCTTGCGGATCCGGTTGAGTTCAAGAAATCCATTAACTCCGTGAAACATGAACGTTCGATCGGTTTGGGCGCCATGGGTTATCACGGTTACTTGATGAGCAAGATGGTGCCGTTTGAAAGCTTGCTTGCGCGCCAGATGAACAAAGAGATTTTTGAGAATATCCAGAAGCATGCGCATGCCGCGTCCGAAAAACTCGGGAAAGACCGCGGATTACCTCTTGATGGAGGTGTGCGACGCAATACGTATGTTACGAGCGTGCAGCCGACAGCGTCGACGAGTTTTATCTGTAATGAAGCGACGCCGTCGATCGAACCGATCTCTGGTAACGCATTCTTGCAAAAAACACTCTCTGGAAGCTTTTTGTACAAGAACAAGTACTTGGAGCGCTTGCTTGAGACAAAAGGCAAGAACACGATCGAGGTTTGGAAGAAGGTTATCGCTGACAAGGGAAGCGTCATGAACTTGGACTGTCTCGATGAAGAAGAGAAGAAAGTCTTCCGCACGCCTTACGAGATGAACATGCGTGAACTCGTGCAGCAAGCCGCGGATCGCCAACCGTATATCGACCAGGCGCAGTCGCTCAACCTGTTCTTCCCGACACCGATTTCTGGCAAGTATTTGCACGAGGTGCACTTGCTCGCTTGGAAGCTGGGCGTGAAGTCTCTGTACTATGTTCGTTCTGCTGCTCCGATTCAGGCAGAATCGATCGATGTACAATCCGTGAAGCGCGATGTTGCGACAGAGGAGTGCGCCGTTTGCCAATAA
- the alr gene encoding alanine racemase translates to MNPKTWIEVSESALRHNAQAFLNLAGKAKVMAVVKSNAYGHGLVESSRILSKSGVHWFAVDHIDEALTLRHSGIRKPILVLGYTPNHRLIDAVKNNISVVAYNAETIRALGKGRGAAKIHLPIETGLTRDGVRLEDLSSLIRLIGKYPNIEIEGTFLHFANIEDTKSRAYADHQLDVFQKALAILKEHKIDPKFKHTASSAASILYSDTHFNLLRVGIAMYGLWPAETTRHASRVTRRGFELRPALSWKSIVAQVKSVKKGTPISYGLTEKMPRDGQVAVLPIGYADGFDRVGMSRQGQVLICGKRCKVMGRVCMNMAMVDVTGLKIIGPESEAVLIGSQGKQSISAEEMADLAGTINYEIVARLNPEIPRIVVK, encoded by the coding sequence ATGAATCCTAAGACTTGGATTGAAGTCTCAGAATCGGCCCTGCGCCACAATGCGCAGGCCTTTTTGAACCTTGCTGGAAAAGCCAAAGTGATGGCGGTCGTAAAGTCGAATGCTTACGGCCACGGCTTGGTTGAAAGCTCTCGTATCCTGTCGAAAAGCGGGGTGCACTGGTTCGCTGTCGATCATATCGATGAAGCCCTCACACTCCGGCATTCTGGAATTCGTAAACCGATTCTCGTGCTCGGCTACACACCCAATCACCGCTTGATCGATGCAGTAAAAAATAACATCTCTGTCGTTGCTTATAACGCGGAAACAATCAGAGCGCTGGGAAAGGGGAGGGGAGCAGCCAAGATTCATTTACCGATTGAAACGGGTCTGACACGCGATGGCGTGCGCCTTGAAGATCTTTCGTCACTGATCCGATTGATAGGGAAGTATCCCAATATTGAAATCGAGGGAACATTCCTACACTTCGCCAACATCGAAGATACCAAATCCCGAGCCTACGCCGATCACCAACTTGATGTATTTCAAAAAGCATTAGCTATTTTAAAAGAACACAAAATTGATCCAAAATTCAAACACACAGCTTCTAGCGCCGCATCCATTTTGTACTCAGACACACATTTCAATCTTTTGCGTGTCGGTATCGCTATGTACGGCCTCTGGCCAGCGGAGACCACGCGTCACGCGTCACGCGTCACGCGTCGTGGGTTCGAATTACGGCCGGCACTATCCTGGAAATCAATTGTCGCGCAAGTGAAGTCCGTAAAAAAAGGAACGCCGATCAGCTACGGATTAACCGAGAAGATGCCGCGAGATGGTCAGGTCGCCGTATTACCCATCGGTTACGCAGACGGATTCGACCGCGTCGGTATGTCGCGTCAGGGCCAGGTTTTGATCTGCGGTAAACGCTGCAAAGTCATGGGACGTGTCTGTATGAATATGGCGATGGTCGATGTAACGGGCTTAAAGATTATCGGGCCTGAGTCAGAAGCTGTCTTGATCGGATCACAAGGAAAGCAATCGATAAGTGCAGAAGAAATGGCTGATTTGGCCGGTACGATTAACTACGAGATTGTCGCGAGATTGAATCCGGAAATCCCCAGAATCGTGGTAAAATAG
- a CDS encoding rhodanese-like domain-containing protein — translation MVSPIPALVLLALILPFPAFAIPAGDILGPALAWFATMVGFASAGFAIMGSWIKRKVDSASPRDRRITFSIFTLGFIVLVCGIGYIAWSQYDVMQKEIAAALDADTKKAQDRINNATFTQPLINIPPPTVDVGTHDLISTRVSSSTKLVPTAILKQVVAEPRWSDRIFVLDVREPEEHEIGYVAATTTDIRYGDLLHDLPNLLPKDRDILVLCWTSKRGEEITTLLRANGFPRAFAIKGGLQGEPIQGIPNGDPGWIDSGLPWHGDDRWSDRFTNFNYVSFPETKRRFDQGATIVDTRDPELFNKFHLPGAINIPIKYMPTSAVSSSIALLNPNRKILIVTCSEYVDCFYGRILGVRLSRLGWTFDEPFRDLELWKRSGYPSQP, via the coding sequence ATGGTATCCCCGATCCCCGCACTTGTCCTCTTGGCTCTGATCCTGCCTTTTCCGGCTTTTGCCATTCCTGCCGGAGATATTCTCGGTCCTGCTCTTGCTTGGTTTGCAACGATGGTCGGTTTTGCATCAGCTGGATTCGCGATCATGGGCTCTTGGATCAAGCGCAAAGTTGACTCAGCTTCTCCGCGCGATCGACGTATCACGTTCTCCATCTTCACCCTCGGATTCATCGTACTTGTTTGCGGTATCGGCTACATCGCTTGGTCGCAATATGATGTGATGCAAAAAGAAATCGCCGCGGCACTTGATGCTGATACCAAGAAAGCCCAAGACCGCATTAATAACGCAACCTTCACGCAGCCGCTCATAAATATTCCTCCCCCAACGGTGGATGTCGGCACGCACGATCTTATTTCTACGCGCGTCTCATCCTCCACGAAACTTGTTCCTACGGCGATTTTGAAACAGGTGGTGGCTGAACCTCGCTGGTCAGATCGTATTTTTGTGTTGGATGTTCGTGAGCCTGAAGAGCATGAAATCGGCTATGTCGCTGCTACAACAACGGACATTCGTTACGGCGATCTCCTGCACGATCTCCCCAACCTCCTTCCAAAAGACCGCGATATTCTTGTGCTCTGCTGGACTTCCAAGCGCGGAGAAGAAATCACGACTTTGCTACGAGCGAACGGCTTTCCACGTGCCTTTGCTATCAAAGGCGGTCTTCAAGGTGAGCCGATCCAAGGTATCCCAAATGGCGACCCAGGCTGGATCGATTCCGGTCTCCCCTGGCATGGCGATGATCGCTGGTCAGATCGTTTCACCAATTTTAATTACGTAAGTTTCCCCGAGACCAAGCGCCGATTTGACCAAGGGGCAACCATTGTCGATACGCGTGATCCAGAATTGTTTAACAAATTCCATCTTCCAGGCGCGATCAATATCCCGATCAAATACATGCCGACCTCGGCCGTCTCATCTTCAATCGCCCTCCTCAATCCAAATAGAAAAATTTTGATTGTCACCTGCTCGGAATACGTCGATTGTTTCTACGGCCGCATTCTCGGTGTCAGATTATCCCGCCTCGGCTGGACCTTTGATGAGCCGTTCCGCGATCTCGAGCTCTGGAAACGTTCCGGCTACCCATCACAGCCTTAA
- a CDS encoding YdcF family protein codes for MNTWIRRFGYGLLALVLGATLFIASVVTFVQVSRIGEIDRDQMKAPYAIVLGASVKQDGTPSDALYDRIVTAVELYNDKQVEKLLMTGDDGKFHTNEVEVMKKAAMELGVPQAAIDVDGEGYRTYESCKRAKQVLHINEAIIVTQRFHLGRAMYLCDRFGITTQGRSADRQSYQRILFFWARDLTASFKAWWDINVQEPKPPVDASERD; via the coding sequence ATGAATACTTGGATTCGACGCTTTGGATACGGTTTACTTGCTCTGGTCCTGGGAGCGACACTTTTTATCGCTTCTGTTGTTACCTTTGTACAAGTGAGTCGGATCGGGGAAATTGATCGAGATCAGATGAAGGCTCCCTACGCCATCGTGCTCGGAGCGAGCGTTAAACAGGATGGGACACCGTCGGATGCGCTCTATGACCGCATCGTGACCGCTGTAGAGCTCTATAACGATAAGCAGGTCGAGAAGCTGCTCATGACAGGGGATGACGGAAAATTCCACACCAATGAAGTCGAGGTGATGAAAAAGGCGGCGATGGAGCTCGGAGTGCCGCAAGCAGCGATCGATGTTGATGGGGAGGGCTATCGTACGTATGAAAGCTGTAAGCGCGCGAAACAAGTTTTACATATCAATGAAGCTATCATCGTCACCCAGCGCTTTCATTTAGGGAGAGCGATGTATCTCTGTGATCGATTTGGTATTACTACGCAGGGCAGATCTGCGGATCGACAGTCATATCAGCGCATTCTGTTTTTTTGGGCGCGTGATCTGACGGCGAGTTTCAAGGCTTGGTGGGATATCAATGTTCAGGAGCCAAAGCCGCCAGTAGATGCGAGTGAACGCGATTAA
- a CDS encoding ribonuclease H-like domain-containing protein encodes MRHEVVLDIETRNTFQDVGAYNPSLLQVSLVGCYFYETDTYEAFLEEDLPKLWPRLERADRIIGYNLIGFDYPCLQTYYSGDMMRLPTVDLLVEIEKKLGFRIKLDDVAQATLGVGKSGHGLMAVEYWKKGEIEKLKEYCLQDVRVTKDVYEYALQNGHVRFNNRQGQVQQVPTEIEPPEPSARQAINLSFGL; translated from the coding sequence ATGCGCCACGAAGTTGTCCTCGATATCGAAACACGCAATACGTTTCAAGACGTTGGCGCCTACAACCCTTCTTTACTGCAAGTTTCGCTTGTTGGTTGTTATTTCTACGAAACCGACACGTATGAGGCCTTTCTTGAGGAGGATTTACCCAAGCTTTGGCCGCGACTTGAGCGAGCCGACCGCATCATCGGATACAATCTGATCGGCTTTGATTATCCCTGCTTGCAAACGTATTACTCGGGGGACATGATGCGTCTGCCTACGGTCGATCTTTTGGTGGAGATCGAGAAAAAACTCGGATTTCGCATCAAACTCGATGATGTGGCCCAAGCCACGCTGGGCGTCGGTAAAAGCGGACATGGACTCATGGCCGTCGAGTACTGGAAAAAAGGGGAGATCGAGAAGCTTAAGGAATATTGCTTGCAGGATGTACGCGTCACCAAGGATGTGTACGAATATGCCCTGCAAAATGGTCATGTGCGCTTCAATAATCGTCAGGGGCAAGTACAGCAAGTCCCAACGGAGATAGAGCCGCCAGAACCAAGTGCAAGACAGGCCATCAATCTCTCCTTTGGACTCTAA
- a CDS encoding D-alanine--D-alanine ligase: MIRVAVLLGGISNEREISLKSGQQIVKNLDRKRYRVTTYDPKSQLMRLIKDARAGKIDVAFNALHGRGGEDGAIQGLLEWLEIPCTGSGVMASALAMDKDRSKMIYRENGIPTPPSLMVERADISLIQKKLGKHIVIKPNADGSSVGVTVNPAKAKWKKLIEARIKKEGSCLIEAFREGRELTVGVLGDEALPVIEIIPKKAFFDFEAKYTPGMSDEICPAPIPLAVTKKAQQLALKAHKALGCRGYSRTDMIWGSKGIEVLETNTLPGMTETSLLPLAAKTFGLSFPKLLDQMIRLAMK, translated from the coding sequence ATGATCCGTGTAGCAGTTTTGCTCGGTGGAATCTCCAATGAGCGGGAGATTTCTTTGAAATCCGGCCAGCAAATCGTTAAGAATTTGGACCGCAAACGCTACCGTGTAACCACCTACGATCCCAAGAGCCAACTAATGCGTCTCATCAAAGATGCAAGAGCCGGAAAAATCGACGTAGCCTTCAACGCGCTCCACGGACGCGGTGGTGAAGACGGGGCTATTCAAGGTTTGCTTGAGTGGTTGGAGATTCCTTGTACCGGCTCCGGTGTCATGGCTTCCGCACTCGCCATGGATAAGGATCGTAGCAAGATGATTTATCGTGAAAACGGGATCCCAACTCCGCCATCGCTCATGGTTGAGCGTGCGGATATTTCGCTTATCCAGAAAAAGCTCGGTAAGCACATCGTGATCAAGCCTAATGCTGATGGTTCGAGTGTCGGTGTAACCGTTAATCCAGCCAAAGCTAAATGGAAGAAACTTATTGAAGCAAGAATCAAAAAAGAAGGTTCCTGTTTGATCGAGGCGTTTCGTGAAGGACGCGAGCTCACGGTAGGTGTTCTTGGCGATGAAGCGCTCCCTGTCATCGAGATCATCCCCAAAAAAGCCTTCTTCGACTTTGAGGCCAAATATACGCCTGGAATGAGCGATGAAATCTGCCCCGCGCCAATTCCTTTGGCTGTCACCAAAAAAGCCCAGCAGCTGGCTTTAAAGGCTCATAAAGCACTTGGATGTCGGGGTTACTCGCGTACGGACATGATCTGGGGTTCAAAAGGGATTGAGGTTCTTGAAACCAACACGCTTCCAGGCATGACGGAAACCTCACTGCTTCCATTGGCGGCTAAAACCTTCGGCTTATCATTCCCCAAGCTTCTCGACCAAATGATCCGGTTGGCGATGAAATAA